From Apium graveolens cultivar Ventura chromosome 9, ASM990537v1, whole genome shotgun sequence, the proteins below share one genomic window:
- the LOC141683724 gene encoding putative disease resistance protein At5g66900 → MAFIADAALGTGISELLKVVIAVAKQTITFKTNLKSLVNTLKSVKPMFDEIGKLHKVLERPQEETDQFIEQLHRGARLIDKCSTIPCWNKYKYYIYSKKLVDLDQSIVKFFHVEVQGLAAVNSLRAVVDVKESNDKLDLILKYLNINDSGFSFWGSVPGVPDGVIGFDQPLKDLKEMLLKDKEIVKVISAPGGCGKTTLAKMLCHDRHIKNIFGENILFVTISKSANIISIVEKIFKCRLPDNKMPHFQNDDDAINHLEYLLKQIGPSPILLVLDDVWPDWESLIDNLTFSLPNYKILVTSRFSFPRFSPVYDLKILNDQDAMELFRRSAFPKDRSSRIPDDLVEKTVKGCKGFPLALTVVGRSLYGHPEVTWRRKQKKWSDGKSILDTDRELLDCLRTSLDALDEINDSSIKDCYLDLGSFPEDQRVPATTLMDMWAELYNLEDKDMDTFSNLVELAFRNLVTLVCTRQTENEVDGYCNENHVTQHDLLRDLVIHQCNREPIENRQRLIIEITRNDFPKWWIEEVHQPIHARLLSISTDKNFSSSWLPLTLPAVEVVVLSCCSGLYTIPQFIERMDQLKVLVVTNYGSSFSKLSNFQLLGSLPILRRIRLERVSLFSLNTSLFALVNLQKISFTMCEIGKAFENGTLDLPRVFPNLTEIEIDCCDDLVKLHVGLCEVVSLKKISITYCNELSAIPEEIGRLINLEVLRLNSCTKLLELPESIGELHKLRVLDISDCLNISNLPERMGELRALNTIHMRGCLGLLDLNKLPTSVKDLTQLEKVICDEEASHLWKSYRSHLKNLKVEEIKEDAFESLMRVISPIQHS, encoded by the exons ATGGCTTTCATAGCTGATGCAGCTCTAGGCACGGGCATAAGTGAACTACTCAAAGTTGTTATAGCCGTTGCAAAACAAACCATAACGTTCAAAACCAATCTTAAATCTTTAGTAAACACTCTTAAATCAGTTAAACCAATGTTCGATGAAATCGGGAAGCTTCACAAAGTTCTTGAACGTCCACAAGAAGAGACTGATCAGTTTATTGAGCAATTACATCGCGGTGCACGACTCATAGACAAGTGCAGTACAATTCCGTGTTGGAACAAATATAAGTACTACATTTACTCCAAGAAGTTAGTGGACTTGGATCAATCTATAGTTAAGTTTTTCCATGTAGAAGTGCAGGGATTGGCGGCTGTGAATAGTTTGAGGGCTGTGGTTGATGTTAAAGAAAGTAACGATAAGTTGGATTTGATActtaaatatttgaatattaatgATTCGGGTTTTTCGTTCTGGGGAAGTGTCCCTGGTGTTCCTGATGGGGTTATCGGGTTTGATCAGCCGTTGAAAGACTTGAAGGAGATGCTGttgaaagataaggagatagttAAGGTGATTTCTGCTCCCGGAGGATGTGGTAAGACCACTTTGGCTAAAATGCTCTGCCATGATCGTCATATTAAAA ATATATTTGGGGAAAACATACTGTTTGTGACTATTTCAAAATCGGCCAACATCATTTCCATTGTGGAGAAGATATTTAAATGTCGTCTGCCTGACAATAAAATGCCTCACTTCCAAAATGATGATGATGCAATCAACCACCTGGAATACTTGTTGAAGCAAATAGGCCCAAGTCCTATATTGTTAGTGTTGGATGATGTATGGCCTGATTGGGAATCTCTTATTGACAACTTAACTTTCTCATTACCAAATTATAAGATCCTAGTTACATCCAGATTCTCATTTCCAAGATTCAGTCCTGTATATGATCTGAAGATTCTGAATGATCAAGATGCCATGGAACTTTTCCGTCGTTCTGCATTTCCAAAAGATAGAAGTTCTAGAATCCCAGACGATCTTGTGGAAAAG ACTGTGAAAGGCTGTAAAGGATTTCCATTGGCACTTACAGTGGTTGGACGGTCACTATATGGACATCCGGAGGTGACATGGAGACGTAAACAAAAGAAATGGTCTGATGGTAAATCTATTTTGGACACCGACAGAGAACTGCTTGATTGCCTCCGAACCAGTTTAGATGCCCTGGATGAGATAAATGACAGTTCAATCAAGGATTGCTACCTGGACTTGGGATCATTTCCTGAGGATCAAAGGGTTCCAGCCACCACTCTTATGGATATGTGGGCAGAACTGTACAATCTGGAGGATAAAGACATGGATACCTTCAGCAATCTTGTTGAACTAGCCTTCAGAAATCTTGTTACTCTTGTCTGCACAAG GCAAACGGAAAATGAGGTTGATGGATACTGTAACGAAAATCATGTCACGCAACATGATCTTCTTAGAGATCTAGTTATCCACCAGTGTAACAGAGAACCTATAGAAAATAGGCAAAGGTTGATTATAGAGATAACAAGGAATGACTTTCCTAAGTGGTGGATTGAAGAAGTGCACCAACCAATCCATGCACGCCTCTTGTCGATTTCCACAG ATAAAAATTTCTCCTCAAGCTGGCTTCCCTTGACACTCCCTGCAGTCGAAGTTGTAGTACTGAGCTGCTGCTCAGGTCTGTACACCATACCACAGTTTATTGAAAGAATGGATCAATTAAAGGTTCTGGTTGTCACAAATTATGGGTCTTCCTTCTCTAAGCTATCCAACTTTCAGCTTCTTGGAAGTTTACCAATTCTAAGGCGAATCAGATTGGAACGAGTTTCATTATTTTCCCTCAACACATCCTTGTTTGCATTGGTGAACTTGCAGAAGATATCTTTTACTATGTGTGAGATCGGCAAGGCATTTGAGAATGGTACTCTGGACCTACCCCGTGTCTTTCCTAATCTTACTGAGATTGAGATTGACTGTTGTGACGACTTGGTGAAATTGCATGTTGGACTCTGCGAAGTTGTCAGTCTCAAGAAGATCAGCATAACTTATTGCAATGAGCTATCCGCAATTCCAGAGGAGATCGGTAGGCTAATAAATCTTGAAGTGTTGAGGCTAAATTCTTGTACAAAGCTACTAGAGTTGCCAGAGTCAATTGGAGAGCTCCATAAACTGAGAGTTCTCGACATATCTGATTGTCTAAATATAAGTAACTTGCCCGAAAGGATGGGCGAGTTACGTGCTTTAAATACGATCCACATGAGAGGTTGCCTGGGATTATTAGACCTAAACAAGTTGCCGACGTCAGTTAAAGATCTGACACAATTAGAGAAGGTGATATGTGATGAAGAAGCTAGTCATCTATGGAAATCATATCGAAGTCATTTGAAAAATCTCAAAGTGGAAGAGATAAAAGAAGATGCATTTGAAAGCCTTATGAGGGTCATCTCACCAATTCAGCATTCTTGA